The nucleotide window cgagctgtttgaagctaagtgtatctgtaatggacagaaaagcccttgcgagggcatcagatgggttattcacatgaatgttgaaatccccaataagcaaaatattgttgtatgtagccagatcagctgcaaagtcagaaaactcatcaacaaaaactgaatacggtcctgggggacggtatactacagctaaaacgaaagagtctggaactcgtttcgtggtgcagagcgctagcacctcaaaggatctgaaaatatatctattctttggctttaaattaagcttagaattagatatcagggctactccaccaGGGTCCTGTGCACGGCAGCCTCGGGTCAgcctgtagagagagagcacaggttaCGGGCaagtcataagaagtgcatcaatatatcgctgtcggtacagaaaggatgttcatagaaccaagtgcaagtacaacaattgctaggctaaccaattccctgtgttacagccatgatagcagctactgaaGTTGCTACACTGTTAAGTACTATAAATCAGTACAATACAATACCACAcggtgtacaatggtggccagaagggggagggtggctatgcagtgtcgaggtggactctgaacaggtgagtcttgagtcttttcggaagatggtgagcgactctgcggtcctgaaagcggcagggagctcgttccaccactgaggtcccaaaactgagaaaagttgtgactttgctgaacggcctttgctagcccTTAGCGATgccggtaccagacgtccagctgaggtagttgagcggagggatcgagctggggtgtgtggctttagcaatgcttggaggtaggcaggggcagttccatcgactgccttgtatgccagtaccatcgtcttaaatttgatgcaagctactacagggagccagtggaggtcctggaagaggggggtcacatgggagaacttcggtaggttgaacacgaggcgcgctgccgcattctggatgcgctgcaaaggtttaatcgcagaggcaggaagtccagccaggattGAGTTGCAGTAGttgaggcgggagatgaccagtgatttgactagaagctgagctgcttcccttgtgaggaagggccggattctgcggatgttgtaaagtgcaaatatgcaggatcgggccaccgcagtgatgtttgcggtgcaggataactgattgtccaataccacaccgaggtttctggcagttggagagggagatacagtgatgttctcgagggtgaccagtaagtccatgtgtgggcaatctttccctgggattaggaggagctcggttttgttgaggttaagcctcaggtgatgggcagttgtccaggtgctgacgtccgccagacattccgatatgcgtgttgcaatcagggctttatcagatgaggggaaagagagaatagctgagtgtcgtcagcatagcagtgataggaaaagctgtGTGATGCAATTACTGAGCCCGGAGATCTggtagagggagaacagaagaggccccagtacagagccttgagggacaccagtttcaagcgtgcaaggtttggacaacaagccattccatgtcacttgataggtgcggttcgtcaggtaggatatgaaccaggaaagagcagattcagcgatgccaagttcggcaagagggatctggtggttcaccgtgtcaaatgctgcggacaaGTCGAGGAGAATGAaaaccgatgagagggacgaggctctggcagcatggagggactcagtcacagtgaggagagccgtctcggtggagtgtgccttcttgaaacctgactggtgagggtcaaggaggttgttagatgagagataggacagttggttagcaacggcacgttccagtgttttagacaggaatgaaagaagagataccggtctgtagttctggatgtcggtggttttaagagttgtttttttgaggagaggctttattctggcagtcttgaaagacgctggaacaatgcctgaagtgagggaggagttgataattgaggtgagaaatggcaggatctcgcttgagacatcctggaggagcgaggagggggtagcgtcaagggggcaggtggtggcatggttagatgttattattctgttgacctcgtcagaggtgagagggcttaattgggtaaagacagcggtggggatgggaggagggagaatcgaggcagggataaaagaggagctaatgtccttcgctttctgggtaaagtaggtaacaaagcaatcagcagtgaggcaggaaggaggagggggtgagggagggttgaggagggacgaggagggacgagaacagggaaaacagtttcctggggtttgaggcagaggagttgattttgttccggtagaaggcagatttggttGTTGACACACAAGAGGGGAAATctggaagaaagaaaagatagtgagatagatcattaggacagtctgatctcttccatttcctctcagctgctcTCAACTTTGTTCTACAAGTCCGCAGAGGATGGGACAgccagggcggggggggtgaggatcgcgctggtctggagtcgaagggacagagggaatccaaggaggaggagagggaggatagcagaGTGTCTGAAGATTCATCTGTAGATAGTTGAGAGAATCGTTCGATAGAAGGTAGTGAAGACAGAACAGTAGAGGCaaacgtagagggagagagggatttgaGGTTACGGCGAGTGGTGACAATGTTGGaactagagaggagggggggagaggatttCAAAGGGAGAGAAAAATCCACAAAGTGATGGTCGGACAAAGGGAGCGGGGtaacggagagagcagaggtgccGCAGGACCTGGTGAATATTAGGTCAAGCTGGttcccggccctgtgtgtgggaggagaagtGGTTAATGTTAAGTCAAAGGTGGCGAAAAAGTTGGTTAGTTCAGGTGAGTGCAACttctctggcaggatgttgaagtcgcCGAGGATAACGAGTGGGGTGCCATCCTCAGGAAAGCAGCTGAGGATGGCCTCCATCTCATCGTAGAAGTAATGGAGGGGACCTGGAGGACGGTAGATCACCACAATGGAGAGCTTGATAGGAATGGTGACCGTGACAGCATGGAGTTCAAACGCAGATCTGGCCAAGTGTTCTAGTGGAAGGACCTGGTAGGACCACATGGGCGAGATGAGGAGTCCGGTACCCCCTCCTCGCCCGGATGGTCTAGGGGTGTGCGAGAATGAGTAGACggtggagagggcagcaggagtagcagagttctctggagtgatccaggtctctgtcagggccaggaAGTGAAGGGTCATGAGGGACACGTAGGCTGAAATCGAGTCCGCCTTCTTGACCGCTGATTGGCAGTTCCAGAGTCCTCCCATGACCTCAAGGTCAGTGTGAAGCACGGGTAGGTGGATGGCAAAGATTAGACGGGTTACTGCGCCGAGCAGAGGAGCCATGGTAACGCCGTCTATGGGTAGAAATCCTGACAATGATTGAAGTACGAAACGTAACTACAATAGGGCATGTGGCCTCCCCGGGCTTCCTCAAGGGACTCCCGCAGAGACTcccttagtctttgtttcccgggtcttgactcccgcagagagactcccttagtctttgtttccTGGGTCTCGACTCCCGAAGAGAGACTcccttagtctttgtttcccgggtcttCGTTTGCTGGGTCCTGACGCTACAGCTGACTCTAACAATAACTAGCCCTGGTAGCTGAGGCAGACTTAGCTCCGCCCAGCTATCAAGCCTTGTTTTTCCCCTTAAGTGACAGAAACTAGACAGAGTTGCCCCTTAACCGATTACTCTTCTAAATAGGCCTAAATCACACAGAAGTAACATATGGAAGGTTAAAACAAACAATCGTAGTTCTAAACACTATGGAATCTTAGTTTACCAAACTCACCTACAGCCAGATATGACGCAACCTACTTGTAAGTCAAAAATGTAtattatgatgatgaagatCTAACTGTTTCTGTTCCGTAGGTAGCGTTGAAGATCTTCGGCATGGTGGGCGGGCCGTTGCTGGGCGTGTTCTCCCTGGGGATGTTCTTCCCCCGGGCCAACTCCACAGTGAGTGACCTCGACTCACTGTGTCTCTTTGATTGGCGGGTCTGGAATGGGGCGTATTTCTAATGATTTAAGGAGGCAGCGTTCCATTTAATTGAGAACTACATCGCAGGGAAGCTTTGGAGATTTGATTTGCATGATTGATCAGCAAAGCTTTCTATATAGGAGTAAATAACATCAGTTCAGATATTCAAGCAAAGCTTTCGGTTGAGAAAAGTGGTCTCaaacattaaattattttggCTTCATCGTTCGGCTCAGACTCTATTTAGACACAGTTCAAACCTGTTCAGACATTCAGTTCAAACCTTTTGAGACTCTCAGTTCAATCCTCAGACATTTATCCTCCATTCCTGGCTGCTCCTCAGCAGCAGTTTTCTGTTCCTGAACACAACCGTGACTCCCCAACCCTAATGTTAAAATGTCAGGCAAAGgagtttacattttatttttgttgacgGCCTGTGACCAGGGGAGAGAAagcttcctcttcctgcttcATATGCCGTGTTTCCACTGCAGgttgcggaacggatcggttcgcaaaggtgcggtagggagggggcggtatagcccagctcagttccgaggtcgcgtttccaccgccgacagtaccctttaaggtaggccggatgtcgatcgccgcggcagttgcgtaaacatcgtaaacaacgtcttcctccgcaagaatgcagacgaacgtctccacctccttgttagcccaagcaagcgttttacgcgacatgttaattgtaaagaataatacctcgaggctactgtttgtttgtttttatccccacgtcgcccggaagtgatgattctgtcgaccaatcaacggagggggtgtgtagctagaatttcccgggaccctttcaggcgtctcgtctcgttttcagtaccccaacggaggagtcctgaaaatgaggccaaaacgggtacggctaagtcTGGGTCacacccacttttggcggtggaaacgcaacccgtaccgcacctttgcgaaccgatccgttccgtaccctgcagtggaaacgcgccattactGCCCATGTTTCCTATCGGTTCATCCAAGGTCCAATGAAAGAGGAGGACGTGTTCCCGGGCACTGTGTACCCCCTGCTGGGGAATCTGTTGTTCTTCTTGCCTGATCGCTACAAGAAGAAGCTGTGTTGTACGGGACAGAGCGTGAGTACCAACACACCAAATGAACCCCGTCCCTTTAAACCGACCGGTGACGACCGGTTACGGCTCACAGCCGCCAAGCGACACTGTCAACCTCCGCCTCGACAGAGGATAACACGCATTACATTaacgtttacatttagggctttattttatccaaagcggcttacaataagtacatttgtcagaagaaagagaaacaatatatcgctgtcggtacagtaaggatgttcatagaacctagTGCAAAgcgctaacaatcgctaggttaacccattccccgtaaacaACAAAGATCGCTGGgacaagatgctacacaatgctaagtactatttttaagtgcaaggacgtataacctacgatgtgtgtgtgtgtgtgtgtgtgtgtgtgtgggggggggggttaaggggggaggctatgcagagtctaggtgaactctgaacaagtgattCTTGGTAGTACTCTCATAAAGAACACGGGCCCCAAACCATACAGTTAACGGAACACACCTCTTGTCATTCCCGGACAAGACGCACGCGGAGGACAGGAACGGAAACACCTTCTCGTCGGACAAAGGAGCCACGGAGGCAGAGACCAAGGTGCTGCTCCACACCTCGACCCCCCTTCTTTAatcaaaaataagtaaaatatgTCTAGGCCTAATATCCTTTTTCCCTCCTCTATTGACTTTTGTATGCGTTTTGTACATGCTACCGCAAGACCGAAGGTTAACTGGATGCGAGACGACACAGAATGTTGTGTTTTAGATTTCAATCCATGTGCCAATATGCAAATCGAGAGTCAACACAGTGGGGGGCTGAATGATGTTTTACATGTTAGGCATTTCCTTATTCAACAACATCTTCTCAGCTGTACACAAGGTGCTATTCATGTTGTGGCAGTGGATGTATGGAATAACCGTTAATCTATTCAAGCTCTACAACATGTTAAACACGCAGTGTTGTTTTGTTATCAACCTTTTCTTGTTATCAACCTCACACATTACCAGAGGGGTATATTAGTGGGGGTGATAAATGTTTACAACAAGCCTGGTTAACCGGTTATGGTAAGGGTTTTACAAGAGAAAGTCATCAGAATCTGCTGTTGGGTCCAAACAATTCGATTTAAAAATAGGATTATCTAACaacatttgttttatgttatttaGTAGAAAAACGAAGTGGCTGTGAAATGGTAGCCTATTTAttcacgtttttttttatttgcaacCAAACTCCTATTGCTGGCTAAACAACTAGGCCTATAGTAATATTAAGTCCTATTGCGAATGAGTTTCCAAAAAAAGGGAAGTCACATTACACTGACACCCCCAGATAAACAGCTAGCTGCTATTTTGATAGTCAAATGCAGAGGCAGTTAAGATAAAACTTGCAGTTCCTTCAGTGGGTGCTGACGGAATGATCCCTTAACAGATGTTGTTTCTGCGGGGCCAATTTACAACACGCAGCTGAGCAAGAAGGAGAGGTACTATTCGAATAGTTATCAATCTATTGATTTTCTAAATTGTATTTTCAAGTGTTTATTCAATTTAATGGGTCTATaacataaatatttttaaattggGCCTATAGTCTGAGCTCTTGATTTATGACCTGTTTATTTCTAAGATgtcatgtattttatttgtattacatTTGATTAGGCCTACAATCTCAATTAACCGCCTGTAGGTCCTGCTCGTAAGGGAGTGCAATGAGAGTCTGTATAATATACCTGACTCTTTTTATTCTGGGATTGAGCTGTTTTCAGGTGAGTCAGTCTTTCGAATGTGGAATTCAAATCTTAAATCATGTTTAACAATGCAATGGAAAAGtcaatttatttaatttcccTTCTTACTTGAATCCCTTTTCTAGGCATATGGAGGAGGTAAATTGATTTGTGTTATCACATAGGCACACGCAATGAACTTTTAACTATAATACATACAAGCATAAACCCGATGAGTCCTAATCTGGGTCCTGTTCCAGATAATTCCACGCTAATGTATTACGCGGTGCTCACCATCGAGCCGAGCGCCCTCCCCAACATCACGGAACAGCTCAGCTCTATCGTGCTGGACGGACTGCCACATAATGTGATAGTCATTGACATTGGGGTCACTACAAGTTGAGTGAACTCTTTTTTGTAGCATCACCAGTAAAGCCTTTTcatgtgtttttattaaatCAAAACTGACAAATGAATACaacttttatttaaatatttttaagaaTGTGACGCGGCGGCTCTGTGCTCCTGTCTGGCCGGGCACGTATGGAGCAATGAGGTTTGTGAGAAGAAGAGCGAATGTTGTAATCCCACCAATCCCACCAAGTGTAGCCTTCCCAAAGATGTCGATCCAATTTGCCATCCGAAGACCAGAGGTAGGCTAATGAATATAATGGAGTAAAGAATGTGGGTAATATCGCGTGGCTTAACTTCTCCAAATGAGATTGGCCTACATAATTGTGCGTCATCACGAATCTTCTCCGAGAGGAGCACACGGCATTCTCGATTGTTTGAACCAtggaaaacataaataaattacccttttttgtatatatttttttctttacagtCACTATTTATGGGTCGATTTTTCTGGAAAATGAGATATATTACCACTCCCTGGAAGACCCGAATACTCTGAAGTTCAAAAAACTTGCTAAAAAGCTGATAGATAAGGTAGGTTTTTGACGGAGCGAAGTAGGACTTAGTTGAATTGCACGGTTTAATTGATTCGGTCTTGATCTTTTGGCAACACGTAGCCTAATCTATAACGCATGTGTGTAGTGACTAGCTCGCTGTTGTCTGAAATCTGTTTTTTCCCCATCAGATGAAACCAGTTTACAACACCCTGCTGCGATTCGATGGCATACAGGTCACCGGGTTCAGGTAAACTACCCCGCATATTAGACCTAATGGCGTTATCAGACGCCATACCAAAAACACTGACTTTCAATACATTCTAGTAGTCTTACTTCACTTTTCCCTAGCTGTGTTATGGGCTATTAATTGTAGGCTACTGTTTCAATGCCCACTacagtgactgagtgagtgagtggaagAGAGTAAGTGATTgggggattgagagagagagagagagagagagagagagagagagagagagagagagagagagagagagagagagagagagagagagagagagagatttatgtAAAGCACTTACATAAATTACGtttattatcatttattaaAGGCTAGGTGTGTATGCATCCTTTGAGGTATATGTCAACACCCAAATGAATACAAAGACCTTGGGGCAGAAAACCGCGGCAGCAGCGAAAGCATTGAACAACAACTCCATTGAAGTGGAAACTGAAGGTAAAGAACCATAGAACGGGCGTGAACAACCCAATAATTATCTTctaaatacaatataatacattAAATAAGTATTTTTTAAGGGGCCTAAGGGGCTCCAAATGGTTCCCTCCCATTATTCGAACGTTAACTCGTGAACTATTCGTTTTGCATGCTATTGGAGTACAACAAACCTTTCAAAAGCAGAGCAGTTGCAAGCTTTCAATGTTAATTAGAATCGAAGCTAAGCTAGGTAAGCTGTGTTACCAGCCCTGCTCGTCAAGGTTTTCCTCCCCCTCAAGGTTTTCAACATGTGGATGTCGAGCTGTAAGTTTACAATTGAATTGCTTGGTGCTATTGGGTGCCTCAGGTATTTGCCTTCCTTGACTAATGGGACCACCACCCCTGGTCATGTTAATTCAATATCATTTTCAATATTGTAATTTACCTGTCCGGCGTTTTAACTTTTTCATCACAGACAGTCAAATCCAATGCTTCAGAAATGACCTTGTGTACGATTATTTACTTCATACTACATACTAACTTAGAAAAGATAATATCCACTGATTCTTCACAGGCCTTCTGGACATAAGCGGGCCCCCGCAGCCGGTGAAGCTGAACAGCATGGTCGACATCGTCTGCAATTCGTCCCAAAACGATACAACGGTCAAAGAGTGGAAACAGGCCACACTGAGAGATCCTTTGGTGATCTCTCAGATCACAGACGGAACAGAGTCCAATGTGAACTCACAAGGGAACGGGACCACCATACTCACACTCCAACAAACATCTGGAAtttgggcaggtgtgtgtgtgtcagttttttCCGTTTCATCCAACTgaacccaaaaaaaaagaatgaaccTCAAACTCGCCATCAAAAGTAAAATGTACAAAGAATTAATATCGTCATGTCTGACGAAATCAAGATCCATTCAGATGTGTGGAGCAGATGTCATTGTACTGCAGTGTACTGACGATGAAGCTGTTCCCTTGTTCCATTTTTCCCAGGCCTGATCAATTGTACCTTCAGGCCAAAATTGGATACCGGTGTGAAGATACTTCACAGAGCCAGTTTCAAACTGGACGTCGCACTTCTGCCTCAAATCGTCATCTTCAGCGACCCCCAGTTCCCCCAATGTAAAAATGGCTCCACAAGGGTGTCGGTGAGAGTGAAATGTGAGATAAAGAACAGCACCGAACCCTATGCAGTAGATTGGACCGTAGAGGGGAATTCTTCTGCTTTGGTGGCTGGAGAAAACGTCGGTAAGCAAGGGTTCACTGTCTTTTAGCCACGATTGTTAACTCTGATTTCCCTGCTGTCTTGTGTGATACTCATTGGAACAGCAATTTTCACTCATTTGATGTTTTGATGATCAGAAGGGCAAGATCCCAGGTCCTACGACGCCCAAACTGCCTTTTCGTGTTTACCAAAGGACGCGAAGAACCCGGCAAACATGAATTGTGTGTTCAGCAATAGGAGGAACCAAAAACGAAAGGCCTCGATTGAAATCCACATCATAAGCGGTACGGCTCAGGTGTAACACCAAGTACAAGTTAATTGAAGTGGTAAACCTTCACAATTAGGGTACATTAAATAACCATTGATTAACATTAGGTAATGCGTTAATAAGCATTACCTAAAATGCACTCGCAGTTAATTAATAGTTAACTAATGGTCGAATAATAATGGATTAATGGTGTTACTAAAGTTTACTAATGTTGTTCACGCTAACTAAGTTAACGATGTTCATGGTAACAAATGTATTAATTTAAAGATAAACTGGAAAATTGTTGCAATATTGATTTGGAAAATGCAGGCATGTAATTGTGCCAGTTAGACAATGATTTATCATTGCACTATAGAGTTACCGTTGATGACGTTTTTTTCCGGCAAATTGTTTTCCAATAGTAAATGGTAAGCATTGTCAGGCGGACGAGGATTGGCCAGTCACGAAGGCCGGCTTCACTGCCAAGCTGCGTTGTGAGGGAGTTAGAGAGGGGTTTAGATTGCGGAAATGTGACAACAACGGAATTTGGGGGAAGGAGGAGTCAGAGTGCGTAAACCGCGACCTCTTCAGCATTGCAGAACGCACCCAAGTAAGTGGCAGACATTTTGTTTCATCACATAATAATTAGACAAAGCATTTGCTGAACAATGTGTGTCATTGCTTACCGATAAATAATTGCCCAAAATGCCTCCCAGGTGATTGACAAAGGTCTCGGAGTTGTTTACCAGAATGCCGCAGAGCTGTTTTCTCGCCTTACAAATGCTACTAACAACACGAGGAGCATCAGCAGTGTTTCTAATCTAAATACTTCCATCAACATCCTCAACAACATGCAAAAC belongs to Gadus chalcogrammus isolate NIFS_2021 chromosome 5, NIFS_Gcha_1.0, whole genome shotgun sequence and includes:
- the LOC130382863 gene encoding adhesion G protein-coupled receptor F5-like, producing MRVCIIYLTLFILGLSCFQAYGGDNSTLMYYAVLTIEPSALPNITEQLSSIVLDGLPHNVIVIDIGVTTKCDAAALCSCLAGHVWSNEVCEKKSECCNPTNPTKCSLPKDVDPICHPKTRVTIYGSIFLENEIYYHSLEDPNTLKFKKLAKKLIDKMKPVYNTLLRFDGIQVTGFRLGVYASFEVYVNTQMNTKTLGQKTAAAAKALNNNSIEVETEGLLDISGPPQPVKLNSMVDIVCNSSQNDTTVKEWKQATLRDPLVISQITDGTESNVNSQGNGTTILTLQQTSGIWAGLINCTFRPKLDTGVKILHRASFKLDVALLPQIVIFSDPQFPQCKNGSTRVSVRVKCEIKNSTEPYAVDWTVEGNSSALVAGENVEGQDPRSYDAQTAFSCLPKDAKNPANMNCVFSNRRNQKRKASIEIHIISVNGKHCQADEDWPVTKAGFTAKLRCEGVREGFRLRKCDNNGIWGKEESECVNRDLFSIAERTQVIDKGLGVVYQNAAELFSRLTNATNNTRSISSVSNLNTSINILNNMQNLNTSFNESTLEEIVKSSSNILNVPSEEVWRSNVTHNLSMAELYLESVKQLISQTNISKEHASAASNVQIKACKLARCTNTLFGVNVSVDGQQGVVKTAGFKNLVNFLPPIQKDTKPNSIIVTMSDSNNERRFNHDPGSKVLIQFTLISPRQRNHEMKCAAMDRNGKWSFDLCVWGGSRNEGSCKCQFSSSFTLLLSRKAVILPALREITCVGLAISIASLVSFLMIECLVWKNVTKSVGLYLRHITLVNISVSLLIGNCSLFASAFSGDVSDLWCQICVVLKHFFFLAQFCWMFCLSCLLLYQTMVVWSDLSKGWSQGVCYSVGYGAPFLIVTFTFVSNDGGAEGKYYDAHSCWLTHYSMLKGSFYSFIIPVGIIVFVNILSMALVIVKLLNPVKGLGPERCKSRSSGHAAIRILRSIIILTPVFGVTWLFGFASLVLDLADGLAASAVFYIFSVCNSFQGLFILLTVSVGEKMVRDALRKNVFSTRRPSSTKETSMQSSMEE
- the LOC130382165 gene encoding sodium-dependent multivitamin transporter-like; translated protein: MIPGSLSGDAVSGFPHHLPWPALETSISSAFNSLATVTLEDLIRPPYPAMTEARVTLLSKGLGSVEDLRHGGRAVAGRVLPGDVLPPGQLHSPMKEEDVFPGTVYPLLGNLLFFLPDRYKKKLCCTGQSTHAEDRNGNTFSSDKGATEAETKVLLHTSTPLL